A genomic stretch from Chryseobacterium sp. SNU WT5 includes:
- a CDS encoding 1-aminocyclopropane-1-carboxylate deaminase/D-cysteine desulfhydrase — MKIPNISIPIVEIPLQKNIQLFLKREDLIHPQISGNKYWKLFYNINSYLDQNPEKPFVITFGGAFSNHIAATAALGKEYNLKTLGIIRGEELQHKWEENPTLKLAHQNGMDFRFVTREVYRDKETLTQILEKEFPDALVIPEGGSNENAVEGIQFMLTEETKSFDYLCTAVGTGGTIAGISKFAPENQKILGFKVVDDQSLYNKVLELSKRNNFELIEAHDGKYGKITDENIRFINDFKQNYGIQLDPIYTGKMMKKVFELIEGDHFPAGSKILTFHTGGLQGISGANELLKKQNRALIDIN, encoded by the coding sequence ATGAAAATTCCTAATATTTCAATCCCAATTGTCGAGATTCCACTTCAGAAAAACATTCAGCTTTTTCTAAAAAGAGAAGACCTTATTCATCCACAGATTTCAGGGAACAAATACTGGAAACTTTTTTATAATATCAATTCCTATTTAGACCAAAATCCAGAGAAGCCTTTTGTTATCACTTTTGGTGGTGCTTTTTCTAATCATATTGCCGCAACTGCTGCATTGGGAAAAGAATACAATCTGAAAACTTTAGGAATAATTCGTGGTGAGGAACTTCAGCATAAATGGGAAGAGAATCCAACTTTAAAACTCGCGCACCAAAACGGGATGGACTTTCGCTTTGTGACGCGCGAAGTTTATAGAGACAAAGAAACTTTAACCCAAATCTTAGAAAAAGAATTTCCAGACGCTTTAGTTATTCCAGAAGGCGGAAGCAACGAGAACGCTGTTGAAGGGATTCAGTTCATGCTCACTGAGGAAACAAAAAGTTTTGATTATCTTTGCACCGCAGTTGGAACTGGTGGTACAATCGCCGGAATTTCCAAGTTTGCACCGGAGAATCAAAAGATTTTAGGTTTTAAGGTTGTTGATGATCAGTCCTTATACAATAAGGTGTTGGAACTTTCAAAAAGAAACAACTTTGAATTGATTGAGGCGCACGATGGAAAGTATGGTAAAATAACCGACGAAAATATTCGTTTTATCAATGACTTCAAGCAGAACTACGGAATTCAACTCGACCCGATTTATACCGGAAAGATGATGAAGAAGGTATTTGAATTAATTGAGGGAGATCATTTTCCCGCAGGAAGTAAAATTCTGACTTTTCATACTGGTGGCTTACAGGGAATTTCTGGAGCCAATGAATTATTGAAAAAACAGAATCGCGCATTAATCGATATAAATTGA
- a CDS encoding DUF5522 domain-containing protein encodes MYQKIIKEHEDFYYNEQGYKVFIEAYHLKRGYCCKSGCKHCPYGYDKKTDTFKKIQRPETGK; translated from the coding sequence ATGTACCAGAAAATCATCAAAGAACACGAAGACTTTTATTATAACGAACAGGGCTATAAGGTTTTTATAGAAGCCTACCACCTAAAGCGCGGCTATTGCTGCAAAAGTGGTTGCAAACATTGTCCGTATGGTTATGATAAGAAGACGGATACTTTTAAGAAAATCCAGAGACCGGAGACGGGTAAATAA
- a CDS encoding DUF4136 domain-containing protein, producing MSKKYILLLLASATLGLTSCSPFQVRSDYAETANFNMYKSYKLRIDDLKLNDIDKDRVLNEVSKQLQTKGMSVSDNPDLIVNVKASHKKIQDIQSARPYGMYGWGGPFGWGVGMSRTWTQNYNQGGLTVDLIDARTQKLVWQGVGSGISVDSPKSKQKQIPEIVAEIMANYPPNRNK from the coding sequence ATGAGCAAAAAATATATCTTACTTTTATTGGCTTCTGCCACCTTAGGACTGACTTCTTGTAGCCCTTTTCAGGTGAGATCTGATTATGCAGAAACTGCGAATTTCAACATGTACAAATCATATAAATTGCGAATCGACGATTTAAAATTGAATGATATTGATAAAGACAGAGTTCTGAACGAAGTCTCGAAGCAATTACAAACAAAAGGCATGAGCGTTTCCGACAATCCAGATTTAATTGTCAACGTAAAAGCCAGTCATAAAAAAATTCAGGACATCCAGAGTGCTCGTCCATACGGAATGTATGGTTGGGGCGGACCTTTTGGTTGGGGTGTCGGAATGAGTAGAACCTGGACGCAGAATTACAACCAAGGTGGTTTGACCGTCGATCTAATTGATGCAAGAACCCAGAAATTAGTTTGGCAAGGAGTAGGAAGTGGTATTTCTGTGGATTCGCCAAAATCGAAACAAAAACAGATTCCTGAGATTGTTGCTGAAATCATGGCAAATTATCCTCCGAATAGAAATAAATAA
- the hemL gene encoding glutamate-1-semialdehyde 2,1-aminomutase, whose translation MLYQRSSALFDEAYQYIPGGVNSPVRAFKSVGGVPLFMKAAKGAYMTDADDNQYIDYINSWGPAILGHTHPEVLEAIKKQAEKGFSYGTPTELETEIAKYIVENVPNIDQIRMVSSGTEACMSAIRLARGFTGRNKFIKFEGCYHGHSDSFLIKAGSGMATFGNPSSPGVTLGTAKDTLTAKYNDIEQVEDLFRLNQGEIAAIIIEPVAGNMGCVLPENNFLQKLRKLCDENGALLIFDEVMTGFRLAFGGAQELYGVKADLVTFGKVIGGGLPVGAFAGRNEIMDQLAPKGAVYQAGTLSGNPLAMRAGLTTLQLIKNDKNFYEHLNKTTETLDFEIGKILNSKSIEHRINRKGSMMSVFFHINAVSNFDEAAQANHALFNNFFHQLLEKGIYLPPSGYETWFISDAIKETEIDRTLEVIRNFEYS comes from the coding sequence ATGTTATACCAAAGAAGTTCTGCTTTATTCGACGAAGCGTACCAATATATTCCAGGCGGAGTGAATTCACCCGTTCGTGCTTTTAAATCGGTGGGCGGCGTTCCTCTATTTATGAAAGCTGCAAAAGGCGCCTACATGACTGATGCTGACGATAATCAGTACATTGATTACATCAATTCTTGGGGTCCAGCCATTCTTGGCCATACGCATCCCGAAGTTTTAGAAGCGATTAAGAAGCAGGCAGAGAAAGGTTTTTCTTACGGAACGCCGACAGAACTGGAAACAGAGATTGCTAAATATATTGTTGAAAATGTTCCAAATATTGACCAGATCAGAATGGTTTCTTCTGGGACGGAAGCGTGTATGAGTGCAATTCGGTTGGCGCGTGGTTTTACCGGAAGAAATAAATTTATCAAATTTGAAGGTTGCTACCACGGACATTCTGATTCCTTTTTAATTAAAGCAGGAAGTGGAATGGCAACATTCGGAAATCCAAGTTCTCCTGGAGTGACTCTTGGAACTGCGAAAGATACTTTGACCGCAAAATATAATGACATCGAACAAGTTGAAGATTTGTTCCGGTTGAATCAAGGCGAAATTGCTGCAATCATCATTGAACCAGTTGCTGGAAATATGGGCTGCGTTTTACCTGAAAATAATTTCCTTCAAAAATTGAGAAAACTTTGTGACGAAAATGGAGCACTCTTAATTTTTGATGAGGTTATGACCGGATTTCGTTTGGCTTTTGGCGGCGCTCAGGAATTATACGGAGTGAAAGCTGATTTGGTTACTTTCGGAAAAGTCATTGGTGGCGGACTTCCAGTTGGTGCTTTTGCCGGCCGAAATGAAATCATGGATCAACTTGCGCCAAAAGGTGCAGTTTATCAAGCTGGAACTTTAAGTGGAAATCCATTGGCGATGCGTGCAGGTTTAACGACTTTGCAACTCATCAAAAATGATAAAAACTTTTACGAGCATCTGAATAAAACAACGGAAACTTTAGATTTCGAAATTGGCAAAATTTTGAATTCAAAAAGTATCGAACACCGAATTAACCGAAAAGGATCGATGATGAGTGTCTTTTTCCACATTAATGCGGTTTCTAATTTCGATGAAGCAGCTCAGGCAAATCATGCTTTATTTAATAATTTCTTCCACCAGTTATTAGAGAAAGGAATTTACTTACCACCGAGTGGTTATGAAACCTGGTTTATCTCTGATGCGATCAAAGAAACTGAGATTGATAGAACCTTGGAGGTTATCAGAAACTTCGAATATTCTTAA
- the namA gene encoding NADPH dehydrogenase NamA, protein MLYSPIKFRNLELKNRWVMSPMCMYSCEHGVPNDFHFVHYASRAQGGTGLLIVEATGIVPEGRITHKCMGLWNDEQSQGFKKIVDFVHQNSDSKIGIQLGHAGRKASTWNGKQLSLENGWETVAPSNIPYAEGERIPHELTIPEIKQLVQDFKDATRRSLEAGFDLIEIHAAHGYLIHQFMSPLSNVRTDEYGGSFENRVRFLVEIVDAINELLDENHPLFVRISGTEYAENGWDIEESVKLAEVLKNKNVDLIDVSSGGNIQGAKITLFDGYQVPLAAEIKKETGIRTGAVGLIKSADQAEEILEKGEADLIFVAREILRNPYLAIQGSFDGKGECDFPHQYERARI, encoded by the coding sequence ATTTTATATTCTCCGATTAAATTTAGAAATCTCGAATTGAAGAACCGTTGGGTGATGTCACCGATGTGCATGTATTCTTGTGAACATGGAGTTCCTAATGATTTTCATTTCGTTCATTATGCAAGTCGTGCGCAAGGTGGAACTGGACTTTTAATTGTCGAAGCGACTGGAATCGTACCCGAAGGACGAATTACACACAAATGCATGGGACTTTGGAATGATGAACAAAGCCAAGGTTTTAAAAAAATCGTCGATTTTGTTCACCAAAATTCTGACAGTAAAATTGGAATTCAATTAGGTCACGCCGGTAGAAAAGCTTCTACTTGGAATGGCAAACAACTTTCGTTAGAAAATGGTTGGGAAACAGTTGCTCCGTCAAATATTCCTTACGCAGAAGGTGAAAGAATTCCACATGAATTGACAATACCGGAAATTAAACAATTAGTTCAGGATTTTAAAGACGCTACACGAAGATCTTTGGAAGCGGGATTCGATTTGATTGAAATTCACGCTGCACATGGCTATTTAATTCATCAATTTATGTCACCTTTATCCAATGTAAGAACTGACGAATATGGTGGAAGTTTTGAAAATAGAGTTCGTTTTTTGGTTGAGATTGTAGATGCTATCAATGAATTGCTTGATGAAAACCACCCTCTTTTTGTCAGAATCTCCGGAACGGAATATGCCGAAAATGGCTGGGATATTGAAGAAAGTGTAAAACTTGCAGAAGTTCTGAAAAATAAAAATGTGGATTTAATTGATGTTTCAAGTGGCGGAAATATTCAAGGAGCAAAAATTACTTTGTTCGATGGTTATCAAGTTCCCTTAGCAGCAGAAATAAAAAAAGAAACCGGAATTAGAACAGGCGCCGTTGGTTTAATTAAATCTGCGGACCAAGCTGAAGAAATTTTAGAAAAAGGAGAAGCTGATTTAATATTCGTTGCCAGAGAAATTTTACGAAACCCTTATTTGGCGATTCAAGGTTCATTTGATGGAAAAGGAGAATGTGATTTCCCGCATCAATATGAAAGAGCGAGAATTTAA
- a CDS encoding FAD/NAD(P)-binding protein: protein MNRSTSEKSDLSNIALIGSGPTALYVLKYIWEHIDILKSQIKKITIFERDKVLGMGMPYHPKTTDIFNLANISSEEIPMLQESFGDWLRRQDSDLLKKMNVTDFPIKDSEVYSRVALGHYFEEQFRKLIVALVSKGVEVVEKVKCEVVDVSTDPENKEVTIIDCHQDEYQFSSIIIANGHEWKEEDQPDAGYFASPWPIHKLIPKNEAGYNFPVGTLGASLSAFDVVTSLAHRHGEFSKVDRKLTFKINEGNPDFRLVLHSAEGWLPHLQYEQKEPIREIYRHFTRSMLLDLIDDNGLIRIEQFFDKLCRPALITAFRKDKILDVAMKLEDSNFTFKDLVEVMADKHEYVNSFEGMKKEMVTAKNSVYNNIPIYWMETLDDLMYSLNYHADLLPAEDHLFFHKEIMSFLMNVIAALPLQSAEILLALYEADCIELKPGFVEFPDDAFKNGKTKISVKATDDKTEDLEYKIFVNCGGGTKLELADYPFQSLVKEGVVSVATSKCISQKDCADLLKEEEQDRLIKTANGAEMKLSGIQIDSSYRTVNKKGLANHFLYDINFTHTGGLRPYSYGLQACSATSLIMVESWLAEITDNKEMSAEIETITELYENTEGL, encoded by the coding sequence ATGAATAGATCTACAAGCGAAAAAAGTGATTTATCTAATATCGCATTGATTGGCAGCGGTCCTACTGCTCTATATGTTCTGAAATATATTTGGGAACATATCGATATATTAAAATCTCAGATAAAAAAAATAACCATTTTTGAGAGAGATAAAGTTCTTGGGATGGGAATGCCTTATCACCCTAAAACCACAGATATCTTTAACCTCGCCAATATATCGTCAGAAGAAATACCTATGCTTCAGGAATCTTTTGGGGACTGGCTTCGCAGACAAGATTCCGACCTGCTAAAAAAAATGAATGTGACTGATTTTCCAATAAAGGATTCAGAAGTGTATAGCCGCGTTGCATTAGGACACTATTTTGAAGAGCAGTTTAGAAAACTAATAGTTGCTCTGGTTTCAAAAGGAGTGGAAGTGGTAGAAAAAGTAAAGTGTGAAGTCGTTGATGTTTCGACGGATCCTGAAAATAAGGAGGTAACAATTATTGATTGTCATCAGGATGAGTATCAATTTTCGAGCATAATCATCGCAAATGGGCATGAATGGAAAGAAGAAGACCAACCAGATGCGGGATATTTCGCTTCACCTTGGCCCATCCATAAATTGATTCCCAAGAATGAAGCAGGATATAATTTTCCTGTTGGAACGCTGGGCGCTTCCCTTAGCGCCTTTGATGTAGTCACTTCTTTGGCTCACCGACATGGAGAATTCAGTAAAGTTGACAGAAAACTGACCTTTAAAATTAATGAGGGTAATCCTGATTTTAGACTGGTTTTACATTCCGCAGAAGGTTGGCTGCCTCATTTGCAATATGAACAGAAAGAGCCGATTAGAGAAATATACCGCCATTTTACCCGCAGTATGCTGTTGGATTTAATTGATGACAATGGATTGATAAGAATAGAACAGTTTTTCGATAAATTGTGCAGACCCGCATTAATTACCGCTTTCCGTAAAGATAAAATATTAGATGTAGCGATGAAATTGGAGGATTCAAACTTTACTTTTAAAGATTTGGTAGAAGTTATGGCGGATAAACATGAGTATGTAAATTCCTTTGAAGGGATGAAAAAGGAGATGGTAACGGCAAAAAATTCGGTCTATAATAATATACCGATTTACTGGATGGAGACTTTAGATGATCTTATGTACAGTTTAAATTACCATGCAGATTTACTGCCGGCCGAAGATCATTTATTTTTTCATAAAGAAATTATGTCGTTTTTAATGAACGTAATTGCTGCTCTGCCTTTGCAATCTGCAGAAATTCTATTGGCCCTATATGAAGCCGATTGCATCGAATTAAAGCCTGGCTTTGTTGAATTTCCAGATGATGCATTCAAAAATGGAAAGACTAAAATATCTGTGAAAGCTACCGATGATAAAACGGAGGATCTGGAATATAAGATTTTTGTAAACTGTGGTGGAGGAACGAAGTTAGAACTTGCAGATTACCCGTTCCAGTCATTGGTAAAAGAGGGTGTGGTAAGTGTTGCAACATCGAAATGCATCAGTCAAAAAGATTGTGCAGATCTGCTTAAAGAGGAAGAGCAGGATCGCCTTATTAAAACAGCTAACGGAGCTGAAATGAAATTGTCAGGTATTCAAATCGATTCAAGTTATCGTACAGTGAACAAAAAAGGATTAGCCAATCATTTTCTTTATGATATTAATTTCACTCATACTGGTGGATTACGACCTTATTCTTATGGATTGCAGGCCTGTAGTGCAACCAGCCTCATAATGGTAGAATCGTGGTTGGCAGAAATTACGGATAATAAAGAGATGAGTGCGGAAATAGAAACCATCACCGAACTTTATGAGAACACCGAAGGATTATAA
- a CDS encoding ferritin-like domain-containing protein: MKNSNKHVPSSINDQLTYSNSTLGNFFIHSLQEMHYAETTIATDFNLIKDQIVSPKLDEILKTHFAIHLKHKERLAKIFQLRAESGKIKDCKTFNALIAESKNHLSFFSNDIANWEIALILVSQKLTYYKIASYGALAHLAIKLKYYKEATLLAVSVQEEEEFIANNLNGIIDAFMSSHIEGYKN; this comes from the coding sequence ATGAAAAATTCTAACAAACACGTTCCGTCTTCTATAAATGATCAGTTGACATATTCTAATTCCACTTTAGGAAACTTCTTTATTCACTCTTTACAAGAGATGCACTATGCGGAAACTACGATAGCTACTGATTTCAATCTTATAAAAGATCAGATCGTCTCTCCAAAATTAGATGAGATTCTAAAAACCCATTTTGCAATTCACCTAAAACACAAGGAGCGACTCGCAAAAATATTCCAGCTAAGAGCAGAATCAGGAAAGATTAAGGATTGCAAAACTTTTAATGCTTTAATTGCTGAGAGCAAAAATCATCTTTCTTTTTTTTCAAATGATATTGCCAATTGGGAAATCGCGCTTATCCTTGTTTCTCAGAAATTGACCTATTATAAAATTGCATCATACGGCGCTCTGGCACACCTCGCTATTAAACTGAAATACTATAAGGAGGCAACATTACTGGCAGTAAGCGTTCAAGAGGAAGAAGAGTTTATTGCCAATAATTTAAATGGTATTATCGACGCTTTTATGTCTTCCCATATAGAAGGTTATAAAAATTAG
- a CDS encoding M4 family metallopeptidase: MKRILLLAISLSYVCSFAQESQELIKFKKQTNAKVTISSSTSNPNFIRFENGDGLHLKSAQPKAKAQEFLVTNFKLFNLNSAKDMVFVEEITDNYGLKNVIYGQYYHGIPVYDGLLKMHFNGQEQLSSLNGNTISDIKVSPTPSISESEASSIAKNLVREQHISRSRSALETGKSTLLIFPKNLVQGGNVVPYLTYKIEVTNKKDVREFLFIDAHTGELVEQFTGIHPIDRKLYETNSDATNLIWKEGDALPGTLDLWQQNEVVTSEHVYNFFKNAFSFISFDNADATMITVNNDPDIECPNANWNGVTANYCTGTAADDVVAHEWGHAYTEYTSGLIYQYQAGALNESYSDVWGETIDLLNGYEDSSENLNVRTSTSCANTERWKMGEKATAFGAPIRDMWNPTCNNNPGRVLDATNYYCGTGDSGGVHKNSGVPNHLYALLVDGGTYNGYTISGVGFVKAAHLWWRAQNNYLTPTSNFAIFADALEAAANDLLDVNLKDLSTTSSPSGLSGQSWVAGDIQNLKNAILSVQLRSSPNTQCNYKPLLKATPALCATAISGALFTETWENGLGNWTVNNIPTNPSSWENRDWVIKSNLPKGRAGKGIFGTDPANGNCTTSMQNGILRLQSPLITFPAITVGTYEMAFNHFVATEAKWDGGNIKYSLNGGAWTLLPKSAFTQNGYNTSLDGTSNNDNPLKGQAAFTGTDGGSLDGSWGQSVIDLSKIGVISNSNIKFRFEMGTDGCNGNDGWYLDEIYVYNCSQPVLAVSNAEMKNDLQVFPNPTSGLLTIQNNKQLKLNNAQVYSVSGQLIKSFKLESTFKNSTIDLSSFAKGTYIVKVSSDTETTNIKVIKK; encoded by the coding sequence ATGAAAAGAATATTACTTCTAGCCATATCCCTATCTTATGTTTGCAGTTTTGCGCAGGAATCACAAGAATTGATAAAATTTAAAAAACAGACCAATGCTAAGGTCACGATAAGTAGCAGTACCTCTAACCCTAACTTTATTAGGTTTGAAAATGGGGATGGGCTTCATCTAAAATCCGCACAACCAAAAGCAAAAGCACAGGAATTTCTAGTAACGAATTTTAAACTCTTCAATTTAAATTCGGCAAAGGATATGGTTTTTGTAGAAGAAATTACAGACAATTACGGTCTGAAGAATGTTATCTACGGGCAATATTACCATGGTATTCCTGTTTATGATGGTCTTTTAAAAATGCATTTTAACGGGCAAGAACAACTATCCTCGCTGAATGGAAATACAATTTCTGATATAAAAGTGAGTCCTACCCCTTCAATTTCTGAATCAGAAGCTAGTTCAATAGCAAAAAATTTAGTTCGTGAACAGCATATTTCGCGGTCAAGATCTGCTCTGGAAACAGGAAAAAGTACCCTTCTTATTTTTCCTAAAAATTTAGTTCAAGGTGGAAACGTAGTTCCTTATTTGACTTATAAAATTGAAGTGACCAATAAAAAAGATGTTAGAGAATTTTTATTTATCGATGCTCATACGGGAGAATTGGTCGAGCAGTTTACCGGCATCCATCCAATTGACCGAAAATTATATGAAACCAATAGCGATGCTACTAATTTAATATGGAAAGAAGGTGATGCTTTGCCAGGGACTCTGGACCTATGGCAACAAAATGAAGTAGTTACATCAGAACATGTTTACAATTTCTTCAAAAATGCATTTAGTTTCATCTCTTTTGATAATGCAGATGCGACCATGATCACCGTTAATAATGATCCAGATATTGAATGTCCTAATGCTAACTGGAATGGAGTAACGGCAAACTATTGCACAGGAACTGCCGCTGATGATGTTGTGGCACATGAATGGGGTCATGCCTATACCGAATATACTAGCGGTCTTATCTACCAATACCAAGCGGGAGCACTCAATGAGTCCTATTCTGACGTCTGGGGAGAAACCATAGATTTACTTAATGGATATGAAGATAGCAGTGAAAATTTGAATGTAAGAACATCTACATCGTGTGCTAATACGGAACGTTGGAAAATGGGAGAAAAAGCAACTGCTTTCGGCGCACCAATCCGTGATATGTGGAATCCTACCTGTAATAATAACCCAGGGCGTGTGTTGGATGCAACTAATTATTATTGTGGAACAGGCGATTCAGGAGGAGTACACAAGAATTCCGGCGTTCCAAATCATTTGTATGCCTTATTGGTAGATGGCGGGACCTACAATGGATATACTATCTCCGGAGTCGGTTTTGTAAAAGCAGCTCATTTATGGTGGAGAGCACAAAATAATTATTTAACGCCAACCAGTAATTTTGCCATATTTGCAGATGCATTAGAAGCAGCCGCTAACGATCTGCTAGATGTTAATCTTAAAGATTTATCCACTACTAGTTCACCTTCTGGGTTAAGCGGGCAGTCTTGGGTAGCTGGAGATATTCAGAATCTTAAAAATGCAATTTTATCAGTACAGTTACGATCCTCACCAAATACCCAATGTAACTATAAACCATTGCTGAAAGCTACACCAGCATTGTGTGCAACTGCAATTTCAGGTGCTTTATTTACGGAAACCTGGGAAAATGGATTAGGAAACTGGACGGTGAATAACATCCCAACTAACCCTTCATCCTGGGAAAATAGAGACTGGGTTATAAAAAGTAATTTGCCAAAAGGAAGAGCTGGGAAGGGAATTTTCGGAACGGATCCTGCAAACGGAAACTGCACCACAAGTATGCAGAATGGAATTCTAAGATTACAGAGCCCCCTAATAACCTTTCCTGCTATTACCGTTGGGACCTACGAAATGGCATTTAATCATTTTGTGGCAACAGAAGCAAAATGGGACGGTGGTAATATTAAATACAGTTTGAATGGAGGCGCCTGGACCTTACTTCCTAAATCTGCCTTCACCCAAAATGGCTACAATACTTCTCTAGATGGAACGTCTAACAATGATAACCCTTTAAAAGGTCAAGCCGCTTTCACGGGAACTGATGGTGGCTCATTAGATGGCAGTTGGGGACAAAGTGTTATTGATCTATCAAAAATTGGAGTCATTTCTAATTCAAATATCAAGTTTAGATTTGAAATGGGTACTGATGGCTGCAACGGCAACGACGGCTGGTATTTAGATGAAATTTATGTTTATAACTGCAGCCAACCAGTACTAGCTGTTAGTAATGCAGAAATGAAAAATGACCTACAAGTTTTCCCAAATCCTACCTCTGGGCTGCTCACGATTCAAAATAACAAACAATTAAAACTGAATAATGCGCAGGTTTACTCTGTGTCGGGTCAGTTGATCAAGAGTTTCAAATTGGAAAGCACTTTTAAGAATTCAACTATAGACCTTAGCTCTTTTGCAAAAGGGACTTATATTGTAAAAGTCAGTTCGGATACAGAAACTACTAACATAAAAGTGATCAAGAAATAG
- a CDS encoding glucosaminidase domain-containing protein — translation MKKVFFALALILFAKFNAQGWKTDEQYIQKFALYAVEEMEKYKIPASITLAQGLLETGGGQSRLAQQGNNHFGIKCKEDWSGKTMKHTDDAPNECFRVYDDPRESYEDHSKFLAFRKYYVNLFKLDMMDYKAWAHGLKKAGYATNPKYAYILIDKIERNKLYEFDKVNSKDVLYAVLKMYPNLENDRIFMAKLDQSKASKKQVIVKVPYEQISYAKQQQKVDKLVSKAEPLNSILIKSHPNGGKKFVIIPDDLSLEAISKKFQITESALMKWNELDGTELRRNDILFLENKSNSGNTSTYKAQAGESMHDISQKFGMKLKKLYSKNRMDYGQQPKAGQLIYLQSKKPRK, via the coding sequence ATGAAGAAAGTATTTTTTGCTCTCGCATTGATCTTATTTGCGAAATTCAACGCTCAGGGTTGGAAAACAGACGAGCAATACATTCAGAAATTTGCCTTGTACGCGGTAGAGGAAATGGAAAAATATAAGATTCCGGCTTCAATTACTTTAGCACAGGGACTTTTGGAAACCGGTGGTGGACAAAGTCGTTTGGCACAACAGGGAAATAACCATTTCGGAATTAAATGTAAAGAAGACTGGTCTGGGAAAACCATGAAACACACCGATGATGCTCCAAACGAATGTTTTCGAGTGTACGACGACCCGCGCGAATCGTATGAAGATCATTCCAAATTTTTGGCTTTTCGAAAATATTACGTGAATCTATTCAAGCTCGATATGATGGATTATAAAGCGTGGGCTCATGGTTTGAAAAAAGCGGGCTATGCGACGAATCCTAAATATGCATATATTTTAATTGATAAGATCGAGCGCAATAAACTCTATGAATTCGACAAAGTAAATTCGAAAGACGTGCTTTATGCGGTTTTGAAAATGTACCCGAATTTGGAAAATGACCGAATTTTTATGGCAAAACTCGATCAGAGTAAAGCTTCTAAAAAACAGGTAATCGTAAAAGTACCATATGAACAGATTTCTTATGCTAAACAGCAGCAGAAAGTGGATAAACTGGTTTCGAAAGCTGAACCATTAAATTCTATTCTTATAAAAAGCCATCCGAATGGCGGTAAGAAATTTGTAATTATTCCAGATGACCTCTCATTGGAAGCAATTTCGAAAAAATTCCAAATTACAGAATCTGCTTTGATGAAATGGAATGAACTCGATGGTACTGAATTAAGGAGAAATGATATTCTGTTCTTAGAAAATAAATCAAATAGCGGAAATACATCGACTTACAAAGCGCAAGCTGGAGAATCTATGCATGATATTTCCCAAAAATTTGGAATGAAATTAAAAAAACTCTATTCTAAAAACCGAATGGATTACGGTCAACAACCAAAAGCTGGACAACTCATTTATTTACAAAGTAAAAAACCCAGAAAGTAG